From one Pagrus major chromosome 21, Pma_NU_1.0 genomic stretch:
- the arhgap21b gene encoding LOW QUALITY PROTEIN: rho GTPase-activating protein 21 (The sequence of the model RefSeq protein was modified relative to this genomic sequence to represent the inferred CDS: deleted 1 base in 1 codon), translating to MMASRWVHSCEDDERQQTRSSFCENESPEWRSLPDSPAAQYQTEEEFSWPRPKTVLLRRTSQGFGFTLRHFIVYPPESTMHCFLEEDHGRRGRQRNRLEPMDTIFVKQVKEGGPAHGAGLCTGDRLVKVNGASIIGKAYCEVIALIQESGEFLELCVMPKDEDILQLAYSQDAYLRGHSNYSGNARHIPEPPPVCYPRVDCKPTGMAQATDSAEQVCRGPTAPPDHGYRKEITVPPSPPPPPPQPYPKSQMKVCMRNDSVRTVVVPPDTAHMGRMGPAHRIDYMDPVFVRGRPGSLAQYHHPRKADVYPSGPGMHPYGGQAPHYPANHQNIDWRTYQTYREYIDNKGIHSHGSRTIQERLDNLRATSQTAFGAAHHIPRGDWGPKGIRRRSTSHERSYQGPPPHFQIAPRSASQDRMLGAERMNQTRNWPPRSVSQDGLMHKARARSTDYVDPAELARPSERRGGYGRADQGTRPSRQSAPRHAMLHRPSVGYSGGMRGPPNPSLYSKGPDSLQTRSSPMLSDRSSHFGKSTSAEHSLTDQRVAVKGNHAAHTSQQGLSRVRAETMLPFEAGREAALVGHRSSSCSTPKQMPQRPSILKPPPLDPQSQVNGRSPTETGVVLREKPPSGKNPSPLRHPSYILAVTDDGADSTADVAACWLPNDARREIRIRRLGEQCHTSCSSNLDESLDSIPFIDEPISPSVDRNAAPIPPSAVISVAPSIMTGPSSPDSPCPPIRRQLSHDQESLRSALLESDTASKTERSKSYDEGLDNYQEEGRGRSSSKHMPSFRGLRKALDGHKSSGDSGSRRDSSSGIFADSSKEGYLNFRQLTTDKNKRVGGGMKSWKQMYAVLQGHTLTLFKDRKDAQSHASTQSDEEPPQISIKACLIDISYSDTRRKNVLRLTTSDCEYLFQAEGRDDMLTWIRVIQENSNPDEENAAVTSQDLISRKIKEYNMISAPSSRSEPSPKTSRQSLSIKQAFLGGKADGRGHSPHSPKTGEDRRALKDDSSPPRDRGAWKIGIAGIMRKPFEKKTPAGVTFGVRLDDCPAAQTNRFVPLIVEVCCNVVEERGLEYTGIYRVPGNNAAISSMQEELNSKGMNDIDIQEDKWRDLNVISSLLKSFFRKLPDPLFTNEKYADFIEANRTEDSVERLKELKRLIHELPDHHFETLKYLCAHLKKVSDNCEKNKMEPRNLAIVFGPTLVRNSEDNMANMVNHMPDQCKIVENLIQQYDWFFTDDCDDDPVTTAEQESTVQSQPVPNIDHLLSNIGRCAPSPGEVSDSACSDSSKSKGLWGSGKDQCSKEMLRSSFFASRKRKKPKDKAHPSSSDDDLDAVFPKKELPEESQQHPLWSPDSRTEEEGETDEASEKEKHRNSSEEQLNTPNRKESLSCSLTSQPSPSLPTEHISSALRAGSPYASPSHSPNLSYRMPMAHQSSLSDPPSNYDDTVSDLGTMNSTSSQASVPRMRRGRMVAPEAGPSGLGAEVCSITSDYSTTSSMTFLTGAELNTLSPEVQSVAESRGGDDADDERSELISEGRPMETDSESDLSVFTVGKAEQRDLQEAPRPLPSHRLIECDTLSRKKAAQQKHNSESSLEGAWSDKDSNRLSRVLGSVKGRSTGSLSSSSRSELDKAEPAWKLKITDRLKVRLRMSVDDMFGVGSQRSRSPEGRSKKKNIRRRHTMGGQRDFAELSVLGDWQVGIGSGSRSELSAVDQLKPKCSSQDFSIRDWIARERHRTSNPEVSLDLSDQQEALCRASSQNLGASSSSELPHRAAEVLNGDVSQSKNLSLSATAHPHKLTSSQVVHSRFYQYL from the exons aaTGAATCTCCAGAGTGGAGAAGCTTGCCGGATTCTCCTGCAGCGCAATACCAAACAGAAGAGGAGTTCTCATGGCCGAGACCTAAAACTGTGCTTTTGCGTCGAACTTCCCAAGGCTTCGGCTTCACCCTGCGCCACTTCATCGTGTATCCACCGGAGTCGACCATGCACTGCTTCCTG gaGGAAGATCATGGCCGCAGAG GGAGACAAAGGAATAGGCTAGAACCAATGGACACCATTTTCGTGAAGCAAGTGAAGGAAGGTGGCCCCGCTCACGGAGCTGGTCTTTGTACAG GTGATCGACTAGTGAAGGTGAATGGAGCGAGCATCATCGGGAAAGCCTATTGTGAGGTCATAGCCCTGATCCAAGAAAG TGGTGAATTTCTTGAACTTTGTGTGATGCCAAAAGATGAGGATATTCTGCAACTG GCCTACTCCCAGGATGCCTACCTCCGTGGCCACAGCAACTACAGTGGAAATGCTCGTCACATTCCTGAACCACCCCCAGTATGCTACCCCAGAGTAGACTGTAAGCCTACGGGCATGGCCCAGGCGACAGACTCCGCAGAGCAGGTCTGCCGAGGGCCAACCGCACCCCCTGACCATGGATACCGCAAGGAGATCACCGTGcccccatctcctcctcctcctcctcctcaaccaTATCCAAAAAGCCAGATGAAAGTGTGCATGCGCAACGACAGCGTGAGGACAGTGGTGGTTCCTCCTGATACAGCCCACATGGGGCGAATGGGTCCAGCACATAGGATAGATTACATGGACCCTGTCTTTGTGAGGGGGAGGCCTGGGTCACTGGCCCAGTATCATCACCCGCGAAAGGCTGACGTCTATCCCAGTGGTCCAGGAATGCATCCATATGGAGGTCAGGCACCTCACTACCCAGCCAACCATCAAAACATTGATTGGCGCACTTACCAAACGTACCGGGAGTACATTGACAACAAAGGAATCCATTCCCATGGTAGTCGGACTATCCAGGAGAGGCTGGATAATTTGCGGGCTACTAGTCAGACCGCCTTTGGCGCTGCTCATCACATTCCCCGAGGAGACTGGGGACCTAAGGGGATACGACGGAGGAGTACCTCACATGAACGATCATACCAAGGACCTCCACCCCACTTTCAGATAGCCCCACGCAGTGCATCACAGGACCGCATGCTCGGTGCGGAGAGAATGAACCAAACCAGGAACTGGCCTCCTCGAAGTGTGTCCCAAGATGGCCTAATGCACAAAGCCCGGGCACGCTCCACGGACTATGTTGACCCTGCAGAGTTGGCTCGGCccagtgagaggagaggagggtatGGTAGGGCAGACCAAGGTACGAGGCCCAGCAGACAGTCTGCCCCCAGACACGCCATGCTCCACAGGCCTTCTGTTGGATACAGTGGTGGCATGAGGGGGCCACCCAACCCCTCTCTGTACTCTAAAGGACCAGATTCTCTTCAGACCCGCTCCTCACCCATGCTCTCAGACAGATCCTCACATTTTGGAAAGAGCACAAGTGCAGAACACTCTCTTACTGACCAAAGAGTTGCAGTCAAAGGAAACCACGCAGCCCACACTTCCCAACAAGGCCTAAGCAGGGTGCGGGCTGAAACCATGCTGCCTTTTgaggcaggcagagaggcagCATTGGTAGGACACAGGTCTTCTTCGTGCTCTACCCCGAAACAGATGCCTCAGAGGCCAAGCATCCTCAAACCACCTCCCCTAGACCCACAGAGTCAGGTCAACGGGCGAAGCCCCACGGAAACCGGCGTCGTTCTTAGAGAAAAGCCCCCCTCTGGAAAGAACCCCAGCCCTCTGCGACACCCCTCCTACATTCTGGCAGTAACTGACGATGGAGCAGACTCTACAGCAGATGTGGCGGCGTGCTGGCTTCCCAACGATGCTCGCCGAGAGATACGCATACGTCGCCTTGGGGAACAATGTCACACCTCGTGCTCCAGCAACCTGGACGAGTCTCTGGACTCAATTCCATTTATTG ATGAGCCAATCAGTCCCAGTGTCGACCGCAACGCTGCTCCTATTCCACCCTCCGCTGTGATATCTGTTGCACCATCCATAATGACAGGTCCCTCCAGCCCTGACTCACCGTGCCCTCCCATTCGTCGTCAGCTGTCACATGACCAAG AGTCACTGAGAAGTGCATTGTTGGAGTCTGATACAGCCAGTAAAACAGAGCGGTCCAAGTCCTATGATGAGGGTCTGGATAACTATCAGGAGGAGGGCAGAGG AAGATCTTCAAGTAAGCATATGCCGAGTTTCAGGGGCCTGAGAAAG GCTCTGGATGGGCATAAATCTTCTGGGGATTCTGGATCTCGAAGGGATTCTTCTTCGGGTATCTTTGCAGATTCTTCCAAAGAAGGTTATCTCAATTTTAGGCAACTTACTACAGATAAAAACAAG CGTGTCGGTGGAGGAATGAAATCGTGGAAGCAGATGTACGCTGTTCTACAAGGTCACACCCTCACTCTCTTCAAAGACAGGAAAGATGCACAGTCTCATGCTTCCACGCAATCTGACGAGGAGCCGCCGCAAATCAGCATCAAGGCCTGTCTGATTGACATCTCCTATAGCGACACGAGGCGCAAGAACGTGCTGCGACTCACCACCTCAGACTGCGAGTATTTATTCCAGGCAGAAGGGAGGGACGACATGCTGACCTGGATCCGAGTCATTCAGGAAAACAGTAACCCAGATGAAGAG AATGCTGCTGTAACAAGTCAGGACTTGATCAGTCGAAAGATCAAAGAGTACAACATGATCAG CGCTCCCAGCAGCAGGTCTGAACCGTCCCCCAAAACTTCCCGCCAGTCCCTCAGCATCAAACAAGCCTTCCTGGGAGGTAAAGCAGACGGCAGGGGCCACAGTCCTCATTCACCCAAAACAGGAGAGGACCGGAGGGCGCTGAAAG ATGACTCCAGTCCACCACGGGACAGAGGTGCTTGGAAAATTGGCATCGCAGGGATCATGAGGAAGCCCTTTGAAAAAAAGACTCCAGCTGGGGTCACGTTTGGGGTGCGGCTTGATGACTGTCCAGCTGCACAGACAAACAGG TTTGTTCCTCTGATCGTGGAAGTGTGCTGTAAcgtggtggaggagagaggtcTGGAGTACACGGGAATCTACAGAGTCCCTGGGAACAACGCTGCCATCTCCAGCATGCAGGAGGAGCTCAACAGTAAAGGCATGAATGACATCGACATCCAGGAAGAC AAATGGCGGGACCTCAATGTCATCAGTAGTTTACTGAAGTCC TTTTTCCGAAAACTTCCTGACCCTCTGTTTACAAATG AAAAGTATGCTGATTTTATTGAAGCCAACAGAACAGAAGACTCAGTGGAGAGATTAAAAGAGCTCAAGAGGCTG ATCCATGAATTACCTGATCATCACTTTGAAACTCTGAAATACCTTTGTGCTCACCTTAAGAAGGTTTCTGACAACTGTGAAAAGAACAAG ATGGAGCCTCGTAATCTGGCGATCGTGTTTGGTCCTACGCTCGTCAGAAACTCTGAGGACAACATGGCCAACATGGTCAATCACATGCCGGACCAGTGCAAGATAGTTGAGAACCTTATCCAGCAGTACGACTGGTTCTTCACTGATGACTGTGATGACGACCCTGTT ACCACAGCTGAGCAGGAGAGCACAGTGCAGTCTCAGCCTGTGCCCAATATCGACCACCTGCTCTCAAACATCGGACGGTGCGCACCGTCACCGGGCGAAGTCTCAG ATTCAGCATGTAGTGACTCCTCCAAATCAAAG GGCTTGTGGGGGTCAGGGAAGGATCAGTGTAGCAAAGAGATGCTGCGCTCCTCCTTCTTCGCCAGCCGCAAGCGTAAGAAGCCCAAGGACAAAGCTCATCCCAGCAGTTCAGACGATGACCTGGACGCTGTGTTCCCTAAGAAGGAGCTCCCAGAGGAGAGCCAGCAGCACCCTCTGTGGTCCCCAGACAGCCGGAccgaggaggagggggagacggATGAAGCCAGTGAGAAAGAGAAGCACAGGAACAGCTCAGAGGAACAGCTCAACACACCCAACAGGAAAGAGTCTCTCTCTTGCAGCCTGACATCACagccctctccctccctgcctaCAGAACACATTTCCTCTGCCCTTCGAGCCGGCTCACCCTACGCCTCGCCCTCCCATTCCCCGAACCTCAGCTACCGCATGCCGATGGCTCACCAGTCCTCTCTGTCAGACCCGCCTTCCAACTATGATGACACGGTGTCCGACCTCGGTACGATGAACAGCACCAGCTCTCAGGCGTCGGTGCCCAGAATGAGGCGAGGCAGGATGGTGGCTCCAGAGGCAGGACCGAGCGGGCTGGGTGCAGAGGTTTGCTCCATCACCTCCGACTACTCTACCACCTCCTCCATGACGTTCCTGACTGGAGCTGAGCTCAACACTCTCAGTCCTGAAGTGCAGTCTGTGGCAGAAAGCAGGGGTGGAGACGACGCTGACGATGAGAGGAGTGAGCTGATCAGCGAGGGAAGGCCGATGGAGACGGACAGTGAAAGCGACCTGTCGGTGTTTACAGTCGGAAAAGCGGAACAGCGTGACCTTCAGGAAGCTCCTCGGCCCCTCCCCTCACACAGACTCATTGAGTGTGATACGCTTTCCAGGAAGAAAGCTGctcaacagaaacacaacagcgAGTCTTCACTGGAAGGAGCGTGGAGCGATAAAGATTCCAACAGGCTGTCACGTGTGTTGGGGTCGGTCAAAGGACGCTCCACAGGCAGCCTCAGCTCCTCGTCTCGTAGCGAGTTAGATAAGGCTGAGCCAGCGTGGAAGCTGAAGATCACCGACAGACTGAAGGTGCGTCTGCGAATGTCTGTGGATGACATGTTTGGTGTGGGCAGCCAGAGGAGCCGGTCCCCGGAGGGCCgcagcaagaagaagaacatcAGACGCAGGCACACCATGGGCGGTCAGAGGGACTTTGCCGAGCTGTCCGTTTTGGGAGACTGGCAGGTCGGTATCGGTTCAGGCTCTCGCTCTGAGCTGTCTGCTGTGGACCAGCTGAAGCCCAAGTGCAGCTCTCAAGACTTCTCCATCAGGGACTGGATTGCCCGTGAGCGCCATCGCACCAGCAATCCCGAGGTCAGCCTGGACCTCTCTGATCAGCAGGAGGCGCTGTGCAGAGCAAGCTCCCAGAACCTCGGCGCCTCGTCCTCGTCTGAACTCCCACA